Proteins found in one Chloroflexota bacterium genomic segment:
- a CDS encoding metal-dependent hydrolase, giving the protein MKSVQIDFLGHASFRFTAPTGEVIYFDPWLDDNPVCSEGLADVDRADVVCVSHGHVDHLGDAIAIVQKTGATLIASPEVAGYADTHGIGFDTDSCPLNIGGTAKLGGVAYTMVRADHSTGMHGQAYREGAVYAEPDGSVCGFVLTFDDGPVIYDTADTGVFGDMALISQLYAPDLVIMPAGGKYTMGVKEAAMAAALTRPRAVIPCHYDTFPNQAADIDDLRRRIADLTPRTSVIELKPGESVSYP; this is encoded by the coding sequence ATGAAATCGGTCCAAATCGACTTTCTCGGCCACGCGTCGTTCCGCTTCACCGCCCCCACCGGCGAGGTCATCTACTTCGATCCCTGGCTCGACGACAACCCCGTCTGCTCGGAGGGGTTGGCCGACGTCGACCGCGCGGACGTCGTATGCGTGTCGCACGGGCACGTCGACCATCTCGGCGACGCCATCGCCATCGTGCAGAAGACCGGCGCCACGCTGATCGCCAGCCCGGAAGTGGCCGGATACGCCGACACCCACGGCATCGGCTTCGACACCGACTCCTGCCCGCTCAACATCGGCGGCACGGCCAAGCTGGGCGGCGTGGCCTACACCATGGTGCGCGCCGACCACTCGACCGGCATGCACGGCCAGGCCTACCGCGAAGGCGCCGTCTACGCCGAGCCCGACGGCAGCGTCTGCGGCTTCGTGCTGACGTTCGACGACGGGCCGGTGATCTACGACACCGCCGACACGGGCGTGTTCGGCGATATGGCGCTCATCAGCCAGCTCTACGCGCCCGACCTGGTGATCATGCCCGCCGGCGGCAAATACACCATGGGCGTCAAGGAAGCGGCCATGGCCGCCGCGCTGACGCGACCGCGGGCCGTCATCCCCTGCCACTACGACACCTTCCCGAACCAGGCGGCGGATATCGACGACCTGCGGCGGCGCATCGCCGACCTCACGCCCCGCACGAGCGTGATCGAGCTCAAGCCGGGCGAATCCGTCAGCTACCCGTAG
- a CDS encoding C-terminal binding protein, which produces MTEPRFRVVITDCDFEMPPVIEQAELDPIGAELVVEQCFTEDALIEKVADADGLLEQYAPITARVVDALERCKVIVRYGTGMDPIDVAAATAKGIVVCNVRDYQVGEVADHTMGFLLALARHIVVYNDDVRAGIWDASGGVPERMERVEGQTLGLIGLGQTAQAVAARARAFGLRAIGHSPRAPDSAFEAAQVERVPLDDLLRESDFVSVHTPLRAQTHHLIGEAEFDLMKPSVFLINTARGAVVDNAALAQALKDGRIAGAGLDVTEEEPLPMDSPLREAPNLIVTPHGGFYSRTSIRILRREAAAEVARVLRGEPPKSLFEPE; this is translated from the coding sequence ATGACCGAGCCCCGCTTCCGGGTCGTGATCACCGACTGCGATTTCGAGATGCCGCCGGTGATCGAGCAGGCCGAGCTCGATCCCATCGGCGCCGAGCTTGTCGTCGAGCAGTGTTTCACCGAAGACGCGCTGATCGAGAAGGTGGCCGACGCCGACGGGCTGCTCGAGCAGTACGCGCCGATCACGGCTCGGGTGGTCGACGCGCTGGAGCGCTGCAAGGTGATCGTGCGCTACGGCACCGGCATGGACCCGATCGACGTGGCGGCGGCGACGGCGAAGGGCATCGTGGTGTGCAACGTGCGCGACTACCAGGTCGGCGAGGTCGCGGACCACACCATGGGCTTTCTGCTCGCCCTGGCGCGCCACATCGTGGTCTACAACGACGACGTGCGCGCCGGCATCTGGGACGCCAGCGGCGGCGTGCCGGAGCGGATGGAGCGCGTCGAGGGTCAGACGCTTGGGCTGATCGGTCTGGGACAGACGGCGCAGGCCGTGGCGGCGCGTGCGCGGGCTTTTGGGCTGCGGGCCATCGGGCACTCGCCGCGCGCGCCAGACTCGGCGTTCGAGGCGGCGCAGGTCGAGCGCGTGCCGTTGGATGATCTGCTGCGAGAGTCGGACTTCGTCTCGGTGCACACGCCGTTGCGGGCGCAGACGCACCACCTCATCGGCGAGGCCGAGTTCGACCTCATGAAGCCCAGCGTGTTTCTCATCAACACGGCACGCGGCGCGGTCGTCGACAACGCGGCGCTGGCGCAGGCGCTCAAGGACGGGCGGATCGCCGGCGCGGGGCTGGACGTGACGGAAGAAGAGCCGCTGCCGATGGACTCGCCGCTGCGCGAGGCGCCGAACCTGATCGTGACGCCGCACGGCGGCTTCTACTCGCGGACGTCGATCCGCATCCTGCGCCGTGAGGCCGCGGCGGAGGTTGCGCGGGTGCTGCGCGGCGAGCCGCCGAAGTCGCTGTTCGAGCCGGAGTAG
- a CDS encoding ABC transporter permease: protein MLILRESSYIYVRNLKTWLAQPSMIVAAVFSSAVMYLFFGEPLRGITGLPGFPATDYQAFLTAMVIVMAVVFSGSDMAMVLLTDIMSGYVDKLLLSPVNRFSILLGTLAIGATRAIAQVVAIVLVATAIGVRFEGGVLGILAVIVGTTLLGVAMGCVGLIIAVRTRSVQVTVNSWLLFMPLAFLTSAFMPRDLITGWFQFAVGLNPIEYILVAVRTIIIDGWIWEHIVPGFWVLLATSAVLVAAATYEYRRATN, encoded by the coding sequence ATGCTGATCCTGCGCGAGAGCTCCTACATCTACGTCCGCAATCTGAAGACCTGGCTGGCGCAGCCCTCGATGATCGTGGCCGCCGTGTTCTCGTCCGCCGTCATGTATCTCTTCTTCGGCGAGCCGCTGCGCGGCATCACGGGCCTGCCCGGATTCCCGGCCACCGACTACCAGGCCTTCCTGACCGCCATGGTGATCGTGATGGCCGTGGTCTTCAGCGGCAGCGACATGGCGATGGTGCTGCTCACCGACATCATGTCGGGCTACGTCGACAAGCTGCTGCTTTCGCCGGTCAACCGCTTCTCGATCCTGCTCGGCACGCTCGCCATCGGCGCCACGCGGGCCATCGCCCAGGTGGTCGCGATCGTGCTGGTGGCCACGGCCATCGGCGTCCGGTTCGAAGGCGGCGTACTGGGCATCCTGGCCGTCATCGTGGGCACCACGCTGCTGGGCGTGGCCATGGGCTGCGTGGGGCTCATCATCGCCGTGCGCACCCGCAGTGTGCAGGTCACCGTGAACAGCTGGCTGCTGTTCATGCCGCTGGCGTTTCTCACCTCGGCCTTCATGCCGCGCGACCTCATCACCGGCTGGTTCCAGTTCGCCGTCGGCCTCAACCCCATCGAATACATCCTGGTCGCCGTGCGCACCATCATCATCGACGGCTGGATCTGGGAGCACATCGTCCCCGGATTCTGGGTGCTGCTGGCCACCAGCGCCGTCCTCGTCGCCGCCGCCACCTACGAATACCGCCGCGCGACGAACTGA
- a CDS encoding TIM barrel protein has product MRLGLSQAAYRWVSYPGLRIDQPEYGFRGLEYPYGTTTEPPAELDGALEWWIERCSEWGFDNLYTAASLLDGKEAAAANGRLLAENGIEWVGSVNGAWAVDRDEWAPVHERAAMHLEWMQAGGVRTSAMVNADPPGPPGQPMPNGGLRFGHFSTETPIGVQIDRMIDNLSKLVVDAEKCGIVLAFENHMDYRISEIVQVVEGVASPWLRINYDFANSYSVVEDQVDAAHMAAPYTVMTHLKDMRVQSITTTGEPKFFHAPVGYGSVEVLEIMEILQQNAPDPDYLPHCIETCCLPQYDPQLWMKLTVEWLEQNCAQYFPKRFASA; this is encoded by the coding sequence ATGAGACTCGGCCTTTCACAGGCGGCCTACCGCTGGGTGTCCTACCCGGGGCTGCGCATCGATCAGCCCGAGTATGGATTTCGCGGCCTGGAGTATCCCTACGGCACCACCACGGAGCCGCCGGCGGAGCTTGACGGGGCGCTGGAGTGGTGGATCGAACGCTGCAGTGAATGGGGCTTCGACAACCTCTATACGGCGGCGTCGCTGTTGGACGGCAAGGAGGCAGCCGCTGCCAATGGTCGCCTGCTGGCCGAAAACGGCATCGAGTGGGTCGGCTCCGTAAATGGCGCTTGGGCCGTCGATCGCGACGAGTGGGCGCCGGTTCACGAGCGCGCCGCTATGCACCTGGAGTGGATGCAGGCCGGCGGCGTGCGAACCAGCGCCATGGTCAACGCCGACCCGCCCGGCCCTCCCGGTCAGCCCATGCCAAACGGGGGACTGCGGTTCGGGCACTTCAGCACCGAGACGCCGATCGGCGTGCAGATCGACCGCATGATCGACAACCTGTCGAAACTGGTGGTCGACGCCGAGAAGTGCGGCATCGTCCTCGCCTTCGAAAACCACATGGACTACCGGATCAGCGAGATTGTGCAGGTGGTGGAGGGCGTCGCGTCGCCGTGGCTGCGGATCAACTACGACTTCGCCAACAGCTACTCGGTCGTCGAGGACCAAGTGGATGCCGCCCACATGGCCGCGCCGTACACCGTGATGACGCATCTCAAGGACATGCGGGTTCAGTCCATCACCACGACCGGCGAGCCGAAATTTTTCCACGCACCGGTCGGCTACGGCAGCGTGGAGGTTCTCGAGATCATGGAGATCCTGCAGCAAAATGCGCCTGATCCCGACTACCTGCCCCATTGCATCGAGACGTGCTGTCTGCCGCAGTACGACCCGCAGCTGTGGATGAAGCTGACCGTCGAGTGGCTGGAGCAGAACTGCGCGCAGTACTTCCCCAAGCGGTTTGCCAGCGCGTGA
- a CDS encoding nuclear transport factor 2 family protein: MRTAQEVFDDHWDAVMSGDMDRLLSDYADDALFVRPGQVAQGHAEITAFFMDIGGALDGFSVEQVSVTTAEPIVVLEWQGSHADGRSASGTDSFVITDDKIRLQTLVFRVD; this comes from the coding sequence ATGCGAACCGCCCAAGAGGTGTTCGACGATCATTGGGACGCGGTGATGTCCGGCGACATGGACCGCTTGCTTTCCGACTACGCCGACGACGCGCTCTTCGTGCGACCGGGCCAGGTTGCCCAGGGTCACGCGGAGATCACCGCGTTCTTCATGGATATCGGCGGCGCGCTCGACGGCTTCTCCGTCGAGCAGGTGTCGGTGACCACCGCCGAGCCGATCGTGGTGCTGGAGTGGCAGGGCAGTCACGCCGACGGCCGCAGCGCGTCGGGCACGGACTCGTTTGTCATCACCGACGACAAGATTCGGCTTCAAACGCTCGTGTTCAGGGTCGACTAA
- a CDS encoding RraA family protein, which produces MSQAPEFDDATRERFQALHSALIADSLDRMGVPVQAMRRDVRPMYPGARIVGRALPLLQTAVYRPPDEPYQVLFEAFRAMRPNDVLVITTTGHYESGVWGGLLSTSAQTRGAVGCVIDGLTRDVHEIEEIDFPVFAVGQSPVDSEGRCEGIEWGQPIDCAGARVAYGDVIVGDDMGVVVVPGEAAAEVLDRAEAKGRGETNVREILATGRDVGEVFREYGIL; this is translated from the coding sequence ATGAGCCAAGCGCCTGAATTTGACGATGCCACGCGAGAGCGATTCCAGGCGCTGCACTCTGCGCTGATCGCCGACAGCCTGGACCGCATGGGCGTGCCGGTGCAGGCCATGCGGCGCGACGTGCGTCCGATGTATCCCGGCGCCCGCATCGTCGGTCGGGCGCTGCCGCTCTTGCAGACCGCCGTCTACCGGCCGCCGGACGAACCCTACCAGGTGCTGTTCGAGGCCTTCCGCGCCATGCGGCCCAACGACGTGTTGGTGATCACCACCACCGGGCACTACGAATCGGGCGTCTGGGGCGGCCTGCTCAGCACGTCCGCACAGACTCGGGGCGCCGTGGGCTGCGTGATCGACGGACTGACGCGCGACGTGCACGAGATCGAGGAGATCGACTTTCCGGTATTCGCGGTCGGCCAGAGTCCGGTTGACTCCGAGGGCCGTTGCGAGGGCATCGAGTGGGGCCAGCCCATCGATTGCGCCGGCGCGCGGGTTGCCTACGGCGACGTGATCGTCGGGGACGACATGGGCGTGGTGGTGGTTCCGGGCGAGGCGGCGGCCGAAGTGCTGGACCGCGCCGAGGCCAAGGGCCGGGGCGAGACCAACGTGCGCGAGATCCTGGCCACCGGTCGCGATGTGGGCGAGGTGTTCAGGGAATACGGCATTCTGTAG
- a CDS encoding ATP-binding cassette domain-containing protein, giving the protein MQRQPAVVVQGLEKTYPGGTRAIDGIDFTVEQGEFFGFLGPNGAGKTTTIKILATLLPKSAGHVEVAGIDIDRDARGVRASIGVALQEVGLDDLSKGRDFLVLQGRLYGVGRAEANRRADELLELVGLSGVGKRKIGSYSGGMRRRIDLAGALMHRPNILFLDEPTSGLDPQSRLAIWEHLEQLNAEGVTVMLTTQHMDEADRLCRRLAIIDHGRLVTEGSPSALKAGVGGDVVRVSFGPMESPDGRADTALGTLRQLPSVQEADTTPDGLTATVDDGGTAAPAILRALNDVEVPVANLAVTRPSLDDVFLHHTGREIREAAADEDAESRVWGQWMGVNRR; this is encoded by the coding sequence TTGCAGCGTCAACCCGCCGTCGTGGTCCAGGGTCTGGAAAAGACCTACCCCGGCGGCACGCGCGCCATCGACGGCATCGACTTCACCGTCGAGCAGGGCGAGTTTTTCGGCTTCCTCGGACCCAACGGCGCGGGCAAGACCACCACCATCAAGATCCTGGCCACGCTGCTGCCCAAGAGCGCCGGGCACGTGGAAGTCGCCGGCATCGACATCGACCGGGACGCGCGAGGCGTCCGGGCGTCCATCGGCGTCGCCCTGCAGGAGGTCGGCCTGGACGATCTCTCGAAGGGTCGCGACTTCCTGGTCTTGCAGGGGCGCCTCTACGGCGTCGGACGCGCCGAGGCCAACCGCCGCGCCGATGAGCTGCTGGAGCTGGTGGGACTCTCGGGCGTCGGCAAGCGCAAGATCGGCTCGTACTCCGGCGGCATGCGGCGGCGCATCGACCTGGCCGGCGCGCTCATGCACCGTCCGAACATCCTGTTCCTGGACGAGCCCACGTCCGGCCTCGATCCGCAGAGCCGCCTGGCGATCTGGGAGCACCTGGAGCAACTCAACGCCGAGGGCGTGACCGTCATGCTCACCACCCAGCACATGGACGAGGCCGACCGGCTGTGCCGCCGGCTGGCCATCATCGACCACGGGCGCCTGGTGACCGAAGGCTCACCCAGCGCGCTCAAGGCCGGCGTCGGCGGCGACGTTGTGCGCGTGAGCTTCGGCCCGATGGAATCGCCCGACGGCCGCGCGGACACCGCGCTCGGCACCCTGCGCCAGCTCCCCTCGGTGCAGGAAGCCGACACAACCCCTGACGGATTGACCGCCACGGTCGACGACGGCGGTACGGCCGCGCCCGCGATTCTGCGCGCGCTCAACGACGTGGAAGTCCCCGTGGCCAACCTCGCCGTCACCCGTCCATCGCTCGACGACGTTTTCCTGCATCACACGGGACGCGAGATTCGTGAGGCCGCCGCCGACGAGGACGCCGAGTCGCGCGTGTGGGGCCAGTGGATGGGCGTGAACCGGAGGTAA
- a CDS encoding L-rhamnonate dehydratase (catalyzes the formation of 2-keto-3-deoxy-L-rhamnonate from L-rhamnonate), with protein sequence MRIASVQAVALDFGERRATSKPRASWTEDARVGSPMAPYPRYAEVRSSWTPDWPGVGVVVTADDGTQGLGIGALGRPMAALVDDYLGPRIVGEPALATERLYDMMLRLCSPFGATGLASYAVSAIDLALWDLKGKVLDRPVYELMGGPSRDEIVCYATGPQHEWHLELGFTATKHPCRYGPPDGLDGLRRNVDDIAALRDFVGPDIELMLDCWMSLDVEYAVRLIEELRPFKLKWIEEVLRSEDMDSHAALRNRVPWQTLATGEHWYTPVPFQHAASRRLVDILQPDIMWVGGITALMRICAIADAAGLSVIPHGGVNEPYGQHACYALPGIPWGEYFVASGPGTDLADAVSVPGASHPVDGRLRPSDAPGFGIEIDLATLRPYG encoded by the coding sequence ATGAGAATCGCCAGCGTCCAAGCCGTCGCCCTCGACTTTGGCGAACGGCGCGCCACCAGCAAACCCCGCGCGTCGTGGACGGAGGACGCCCGTGTGGGCTCGCCCATGGCCCCCTACCCGCGCTACGCCGAGGTCCGCTCCAGCTGGACGCCGGACTGGCCGGGCGTGGGCGTGGTGGTCACCGCCGACGACGGTACCCAGGGCCTCGGCATCGGCGCGCTCGGCCGGCCCATGGCCGCCCTGGTGGACGACTACCTCGGCCCCCGCATCGTCGGCGAGCCGGCGCTGGCCACCGAGCGCCTGTACGACATGATGCTGCGGCTGTGCTCGCCGTTCGGCGCCACGGGGCTCGCCTCATACGCCGTGAGCGCCATCGACCTGGCGTTGTGGGACCTCAAGGGCAAGGTGCTGGATCGACCGGTGTACGAGCTGATGGGCGGCCCATCCCGCGACGAAATCGTCTGCTACGCCACCGGGCCACAGCACGAGTGGCACCTGGAGTTGGGCTTCACCGCCACCAAGCACCCCTGCCGCTACGGCCCGCCGGACGGCCTGGACGGACTGCGCCGCAACGTCGACGACATCGCCGCCCTGCGCGACTTCGTCGGGCCGGACATCGAGCTGATGCTGGATTGCTGGATGTCACTCGACGTGGAGTACGCCGTGCGCCTCATCGAGGAACTGCGGCCCTTCAAGCTCAAGTGGATCGAGGAGGTGCTGCGCTCCGAGGACATGGACAGCCACGCCGCGCTGCGTAACCGCGTGCCCTGGCAGACCCTCGCCACCGGCGAGCACTGGTATACCCCGGTCCCGTTCCAGCACGCCGCCAGCCGCCGCCTGGTGGACATCCTGCAGCCCGACATCATGTGGGTGGGCGGCATCACGGCCCTGATGCGCATCTGCGCCATCGCCGACGCGGCCGGGCTGTCGGTCATCCCGCACGGCGGCGTCAACGAGCCCTACGGCCAGCACGCGTGCTACGCCCTGCCCGGCATTCCCTGGGGCGAGTATTTCGTCGCCTCGGGCCCCGGCACCGACCTCGCCGACGCTGTCTCGGTCCCCGGCGCGTCTCACCCAGTCGACGGCCGCCTACGCCCCTCCGACGCCCCCGGCTTCGGCATCGAAATCGACCTGGCGACGCTGCGCCCCTACGGCTAG
- a CDS encoding Gfo/Idh/MocA family oxidoreductase, translating into MEQPRAIVLGTGVIGRVHIDALRRNNVDIVSVVASSESRSIAAAAEFGIPRGDPDVATALRATSPDVVHVCTPDTYHLEHAGMALDAGAHVVCEKPLTTDAGSAGELYRRAADSGRVHAICFNNRFYTLVQELAARRRLGTLDRVMLVRASVADDTFWLETDWDWRLLPEMGGPTIVTSTTGSHLLDLTSFLIGSRIVAVCADFLTAHDVRKRPRSDGGMDDYHAPGEDVSNLLVHWENGARGVLSLSHVAVGHPYRIRVEIDATAMGVSWDSERPNELWLGHRTEPNEIVLPDPRQATEEGSRFMDNPGAYREGFGDTFRLLFREVYRAVGDGGQPDAPTFPTFQDGYGIQIVHDAALQSFQERRWVDVDWTAFDGN; encoded by the coding sequence GTGGAGCAACCGCGAGCCATCGTGCTGGGCACGGGCGTGATCGGGCGCGTGCACATCGACGCCCTGCGCCGCAACAACGTCGACATCGTGAGCGTGGTGGCGAGCAGCGAATCGCGGAGCATTGCCGCCGCAGCCGAATTCGGCATTCCCCGCGGCGACCCGGACGTGGCCACCGCCCTTCGCGCCACCAGTCCGGACGTGGTGCACGTCTGCACGCCCGACACCTACCACCTGGAGCACGCCGGCATGGCTTTGGACGCCGGCGCGCACGTGGTCTGCGAGAAGCCCCTCACCACCGACGCCGGGTCGGCCGGAGAGCTCTACCGGCGCGCGGCGGACTCGGGCCGCGTGCACGCCATCTGCTTCAACAACCGCTTCTACACGCTGGTGCAAGAGCTAGCCGCGCGCCGGCGGCTGGGCACGCTGGACCGCGTCATGCTCGTCCGAGCATCCGTCGCGGACGACACCTTTTGGCTCGAAACCGATTGGGACTGGCGCCTGCTCCCCGAAATGGGCGGGCCGACCATCGTCACCTCGACCACCGGCAGCCACCTGCTCGATCTGACCAGCTTTCTCATCGGCAGCCGCATCGTGGCCGTGTGCGCGGACTTCCTCACGGCGCACGACGTGCGCAAGCGCCCGCGTTCCGACGGGGGCATGGACGACTACCACGCGCCCGGCGAGGATGTCTCGAACCTGCTGGTGCACTGGGAAAATGGCGCCCGCGGCGTGCTCTCGCTGTCGCACGTGGCCGTGGGGCACCCCTACCGCATCCGCGTCGAGATCGACGCCACGGCGATGGGCGTGAGTTGGGACTCCGAGCGGCCCAACGAGCTGTGGCTCGGACACCGCACCGAGCCCAACGAGATCGTCCTCCCGGACCCACGCCAGGCGACGGAGGAAGGCAGCCGGTTCATGGACAACCCCGGCGCCTACCGCGAGGGCTTCGGCGATACCTTCCGCCTGCTGTTCCGCGAGGTCTACCGCGCCGTCGGCGACGGCGGCCAGCCCGACGCGCCGACGTTTCCCACGTTCCAGGACGGCTACGGCATCCAAATCGTGCACGACGCCGCCCTGCAGAGCTTCCAGGAACGCCGCTGGGTCGACGTGGACTGGACGGCCTTCGACGGGAACTAG
- a CDS encoding C-terminal binding protein codes for MSRRFRVVSAGAGLPHHDREAEALADIADMMFLGAPPRAELYDAIFDADVMLTELTPVDGDLLDHAPKLRGVVVYGVGTEKVDLDAAKERGVVVAHTPDAFTSEVAEHAIALLLALARCVTDSDADVRQRHLWRTYDDTFRPRRLRGSRLGVLGYGRIGRATAALAAGFGMRLVVFDPFLPADRLTPPSGAEMRVASDFDDLLGSVDALTVHVPLTDDTRGMLGAPEFARMRRGALLINVSRGGIVDHHALQRALASGDLGGAGLDVFETEPPDFDHPLLREPNLIVTPHIAWKSETAALDCELAAVAEVRRILLGDEPQYRVI; via the coding sequence ATGAGCCGTCGGTTTCGCGTGGTGTCCGCAGGCGCGGGGCTGCCGCATCACGATCGAGAGGCCGAGGCGCTTGCCGACATCGCCGACATGATGTTTCTGGGCGCGCCGCCGCGCGCCGAACTCTACGACGCCATATTCGACGCCGACGTGATGCTGACCGAGCTGACGCCGGTGGATGGCGATCTGCTCGATCACGCGCCAAAGCTGCGCGGCGTCGTGGTCTACGGCGTCGGCACGGAGAAGGTCGATCTGGACGCAGCCAAGGAGCGCGGCGTGGTGGTGGCGCATACGCCCGACGCGTTCACCTCGGAAGTCGCCGAGCACGCCATCGCGCTGCTGCTGGCTCTGGCGCGCTGTGTCACGGACTCGGACGCCGACGTGCGCCAGCGCCATCTGTGGCGCACCTACGACGACACGTTTCGACCGCGGCGCCTCCGCGGCTCGAGGCTTGGGGTGCTGGGTTATGGGCGCATCGGCCGGGCGACCGCGGCGCTGGCCGCGGGGTTTGGCATGCGGCTGGTAGTTTTCGATCCCTTCCTTCCGGCGGATCGGCTCACTCCGCCGTCGGGTGCCGAGATGCGCGTGGCGAGCGACTTCGATGATCTGCTCGGTTCGGTGGATGCGCTCACGGTGCACGTGCCGCTCACGGACGACACGCGGGGCATGCTGGGCGCGCCGGAGTTCGCTCGCATGCGCCGCGGTGCGCTTCTCATCAATGTGTCGCGCGGCGGCATCGTCGATCACCATGCCTTGCAACGTGCGCTGGCCTCCGGCGACTTGGGCGGGGCCGGTCTCGACGTGTTCGAGACCGAGCCGCCGGACTTCGACCATCCACTCCTTCGCGAGCCAAACCTCATCGTCACGCCCCACATTGCCTGGAAGTCGGAAACCGCGGCGTTGGACTGTGAACTTGCGGCAGTGGCCGAGGTGCGTCGTATCCTGCTCGGCGACGAGCCCCAATATCGGGTGATCTGA
- a CDS encoding hydantoinase B/oxoprolinase family protein — protein sequence MPRDTDPKRSVADLHIDDPVELEITRNSLVGICEEMGVAMLRTSYSTMFNEARDFSCVVFDAEGEMIAQGDFCPAHIGAIVHTVEWAIKEVGPDNMHPGDVILHNDPYRGGCHLPEFMTLKPCFYEGEVVAYAANIAHMTDIGGMVPAAFGDTRNIFQEGLRLPPIKIYQDDEPVEDIFAIITSNVRTPKVSRGDLMAMVGSTYLAERRIVGLVEKLGVERFRQLSGQIKDVSEVLMRQALDRLPDGAYTAEGFLEDDGVIPDRPWKIRATVVIRGDEVIVDYTGSDSQAAGAINQSFGTTASATYAGIFHMIDIPIPWNHGAYRPIAIVAPPGSIVNVNYPGSCVGGNSDTYPTTVDVLLAAFAQASDRSSAADGGTCGLLGFYGTNIDTGEPFVILHHEGMGWGGRRDADGNDAQIVKNGNCLNAPCEVWETRYPVRLDEYSIAEGGAGAGAYRGGHGVQRIWTCLSPITVSAHLNRTSNRAWGLHGGSEGGTTALLFRRAGESDWQTAREMFDTISDGKFSNVVLDIGDQILLRTPGGGGYGDPSERDPALVLEDVRDLLLDPDEAREMYGVAVNVAAGHAELNETGQRRTANGAAE from the coding sequence ATGCCCCGAGACACCGACCCCAAGCGCAGCGTCGCCGACCTGCATATCGACGATCCGGTTGAGCTGGAGATCACGCGCAACAGCTTGGTCGGCATCTGCGAGGAGATGGGCGTGGCCATGCTGCGCACGTCTTACTCGACGATGTTCAACGAGGCGCGCGACTTCTCCTGCGTGGTGTTTGACGCCGAAGGCGAGATGATCGCGCAGGGCGACTTCTGCCCGGCGCACATCGGCGCCATCGTGCACACCGTCGAGTGGGCCATCAAAGAGGTTGGCCCCGACAACATGCATCCGGGCGACGTGATCCTGCACAACGACCCCTACCGCGGCGGCTGCCACCTGCCCGAGTTCATGACCCTGAAGCCCTGCTTCTACGAAGGCGAAGTGGTGGCCTACGCGGCCAACATCGCGCACATGACGGATATCGGCGGCATGGTGCCCGCCGCGTTTGGCGACACGCGCAACATCTTCCAGGAGGGATTGCGGCTGCCGCCGATCAAGATCTACCAGGACGACGAGCCGGTGGAAGACATCTTCGCCATCATCACGTCGAACGTGCGCACGCCCAAGGTGTCGCGCGGCGACCTGATGGCGATGGTGGGCTCGACCTACCTGGCCGAGCGGCGCATCGTGGGCCTCGTCGAAAAGCTTGGCGTCGAGCGCTTCCGCCAGCTTTCCGGCCAGATCAAGGACGTGTCGGAAGTGCTGATGCGGCAGGCCCTTGATCGGCTGCCGGACGGCGCCTACACGGCCGAGGGCTTCCTGGAGGACGACGGCGTGATCCCGGACCGTCCCTGGAAGATCCGGGCCACGGTGGTGATTCGCGGCGACGAGGTGATCGTCGACTACACCGGGTCGGACTCGCAGGCGGCCGGCGCGATCAACCAGTCGTTCGGCACCACGGCGTCCGCGACGTACGCCGGCATCTTTCACATGATCGACATCCCGATTCCGTGGAATCACGGCGCCTACCGGCCCATTGCCATCGTGGCGCCGCCGGGGTCGATCGTGAACGTGAACTATCCCGGGTCGTGCGTGGGCGGGAACTCCGACACCTATCCGACGACCGTTGACGTTCTGCTGGCCGCGTTCGCGCAGGCCAGCGATCGCAGCTCCGCGGCCGACGGCGGCACCTGCGGCCTGCTGGGGTTCTATGGGACGAACATTGACACCGGCGAGCCCTTCGTGATCCTGCACCACGAGGGCATGGGCTGGGGCGGCCGGCGCGACGCCGACGGCAACGACGCGCAGATCGTGAAGAACGGCAACTGCCTCAATGCGCCGTGCGAGGTGTGGGAGACGCGCTATCCGGTGCGTCTGGATGAATACTCGATCGCCGAGGGCGGCGCGGGCGCGGGGGCCTATCGCGGCGGCCACGGCGTGCAGCGCATCTGGACGTGCCTGTCGCCGATCACCGTGAGCGCGCATCTCAACCGCACATCCAACCGGGCGTGGGGGCTGCACGGCGGGTCCGAGGGCGGAACGACGGCACTGCTCTTCCGACGCGCCGGGGAGAGTGACTGGCAAACGGCCCGGGAGATGTTCGACACGATCTCCGACGGAAAGTTTTCGAACGTCGTGCTCGACATCGGCGACCAGATCCTGCTGCGCACACCGGGCGGAGGCGGCTACGGCGATCCGAGCGAGCGCGATCCGGCGCTGGTGCTCGAAGACGTGCGGGATCTGCTCCTCGATCCGGACGAGGCGCGCGAGATGTACGGTGTGGCCGTCAACGTGGCGGCTGGCCACGCGGAGCTTAACGAGACGGGCCAGCGCCGCACAGCCAATGGAGCCGCTGAATGA